A genomic stretch from Asterias rubens chromosome 7, eAstRub1.3, whole genome shotgun sequence includes:
- the LOC117292355 gene encoding C-type lectin domain family 4 member M-like: MEDALRNPETSRTVGTEGGMLYSTKFLASNKFGASTKFSAEFSLVDKCYKVHDADVTWEEGKQQCVELGGVMVVTQSEEEIQHLLNMCDCDRFWIGCNDIQTEGTWVCLNGEATIGSDDKRWDVGQPNNQNEDQSCAEVLVYPASGTSAAWHDRECHA; this comes from the exons ATGGAGGATGCATTAAGGAACCCCGAGACATCGAGAACCGTAGGGACGGAGGGAGggatgctctacag caccaaatttctcGCCAGCAacaaatttggtgctagcactaAATTTAGTGCTGAGTTCAGCCTGGTAGACAAGTGCTACAAGGTGCATGACGCTGACGTTACATGGGAAGAAGGCAAGCAGCAGTGTGTTGAGTTGGGTGGGGTGATGGTTGTCACTCAATCTGAAGAAGAGATACAACACCTTCTCAACATGTGCGACTGCGATAGGTTCTGGATTGGTTGCAACGACATTCAAACTGAAG GTACCTGGGTGTGTTTGAATGGTGAAGCTACTATTGGGTCAGATGACAAGAGATGGGATGTTGGTCAGCCAAATAATCAAAACGAGGACCAATCTTGCGCCGAAGTTCTCGTTTATCCAGCAAGCGGAACTTCAGCCGCCTGGCATGATAGGGAATGCCATGCTTAA
- the LOC117292359 gene encoding C-type lectin domain family 4 member M-like, with the protein MANYAAVYGRCWKPPCPSSWSQWRDKCYKVHDADVTWEEGKQQCVELGGVIVVTQSEEEIQHLHNICSCDRFWIGCNDIQTEGTWVCLNGEATIGSDDKRWDVGQPNNQNEDQSCAEVLVYPASGTSAAWHDRECHA; encoded by the exons ATGGCAAACTACGCTGCCGTTTATGGGCGGTGTTGGAAGCCGCCATGCCCTTCTTCTTGGAGCCAGTGGCGAGACAAATGCTACAAGGTGCATGACGCTGACGTTACATGGGAAGAAGGCAAGCAGCAGTGTGTTGAGTTGGGTGGGGTGATAGTTGTCACTCAATCTGAAGAAGAGATACAACACCTCCACAACATTTGCAGCTGCGATAGGTTCTGGATTGGTTGCAACGACATTCAAACTGAAG GTACCTGGGTGTGTTTGAATGGTGAAGCTACTATTGGGTCAGATGACAAGAGATGGGATGTTGGTCAGCCAAATAATCAAAACGAGGACCAATCTTGCGCCGAAGTTCTCGTTTATCCAGCAAGCGGAACTTCAGCCGCCTGGCATGATAGGGAATGCCATGCTTAA
- the LOC117292360 gene encoding C-type lectin domain family 4 member M-like, giving the protein MASKLLGVVGIFIMANYAAGNGQCVASIRGTPRPRCPPTWSQWRDKCYKVHDADVTWEEGMQQCVELGGVMVVTQSKEELQHLLKMCSCDRYWIGCNDIQTEGTWVCLGEGTIGVDDKRWYVTQPNNQFGDQSCVEVFVYPRGGTSAGWHDRECHLPRKLICQRPTVSSAMLHM; this is encoded by the exons ATGGCGAGCAAACTGCTGGGTGTTGTTGGTATATTTATAATGGCAAACTACGCTGCCGGCAATGGGCAGTGTGTGGCCTCCATCAGAGGGACACCGCGCCCGCGATGCCCTCCAACTTGGAGCCAGTGGCGAGACAAATGCTACAAGGTGCATGACGCTGACGTTACATGGGAAGAGGGCATGCAGCAGTGTGTTGAGTTGGGTGGGGTGATGGTTGTCACTCAATCTAAAGAAGAGTTACAACACCTTCTCAAGATGTGCAGCTGCGATAGGTACTGGATTGGTTGCAACGACATTCAAACTGAAG GTACCTGGGTGTGTTTGGGTGAAGGTACTATTGGCGTAGATGACAAGAGATGGTATGTAACTCAACCAAATAACCAATTCGGTGACCAATCTTGCGTCGAAGTCTTTGTTTATCCACGAGGCGGCACTTCAGCAGGCTGGCATGATAGGGAATGTCATCTCCCTCGCAAGTTAATCTGCCAGCGCCCAACAGTATCCTCGGCAATGCTGCACATGTAA